TCTACCATTTATAGTATAGGGTCCAAAACCGAAGAAGATGGTACCATAAAAGCTAGACTGAAAAGAGAGAAAGATCCAGTAACAGGAGAACCTGTCTTTGGTGTTGCAACCTCCTTTTCTCTTTTGGTATTTTATGTTTTTGCAATGATGTGTATGAGTACCATAGCTGTGGTATATCGTGAAACCAAGGGATGGAAATGGCCAATGATTCAGCTGGCATACATGAGCGTGTTAGCTTATGTTGCTGCATTTATTGTATATCAACTCCTTAAGTAAATTACAGTTGCTTAAGGCCAGAAATTGTAGCTATTGGGTCTTGAGAACTAAAAACATACGAACCAGCAACTAAAGCATCTGCTCCAGCATCTACTAGTTGTTTTCCTGTTTTGTCATTTACACCACCGTCTATTTCAATCAAGGTATCTAAACCCTGAGCTTGTATCATAGCTTTAAGCTTCTTGACCTTTTCTATTGTTTGAGGAATGAATTTTTGACCACCATATCCAGGATTTACTGACATAAGAAGGACCAAATCACAGTCCTGAATGATATCTTCCAAGACACTTACAGGAGTCGCTGGATTGAGTACAATACCTGCTTTGCAACCTGCTTCTTTTATTTGTCCCAAAGTGCGATGTATGTGTGGGCAGGCTTCATGATGAACCGTAATGATTTCGGCTCCTAATTTAGCAAATGTTTCGATGTATCGTTCTGGTTGAATGATCATTAGGTGTACATCGAGTGGCTTTTTGGCATGTTTTGCAATGGCCTCTATTACTGGCATGCCGAAAGAGATATTTGGCACAAAAACACCATCCATAACATCTATATGAAACCAGTCTGCATCACTGGCATTTACCATTTCAATGTCTTTTTGCAAATTTGCAAAATCAGCTGCTAGAAGCGAAGGGGCGATTATGGGCATTTTGTTAGTTCTATTTCGCCTGCAATTTACGAATTTCCATGGACAAGGGTAGGGGAAATGTCATTTACTAATTCAATGCTGTCATTCATGCTTAGATATGTGCAGTTTACTCATTGTGGTCATATCGCTCTTCCATTAGTTATATGTTTGTTGCATAATATGCTCAACATAAAACTAATACCCATGAAAACACATACTCTTGCTGTCAACTACGGAAAGAAAAAGTTGCCTGTTTCTAATATTAAGTATATCGAAAGTGTATTTGGTAACTATAGCAGAATTCACCTTTGCGAAGGAGAAGATTACCTATCTTCTTTCACTTTAAAGCATTACCAAGAGCAACTCCGCAAAACCGATCGTTTTCGATTGGGTAGGAAAGGTCTTTTGATTAATATAGAACACCTCAAAATGTTAACAGAAGATGACACCGCTAAGTATGCAATATTGAAAAGCGGTGAAACATTTAAACTGTCTCGTAGGAAAGGAAAAAGTCTTGAGGTTTCGTTAAAGCTTTCATAATTAGGTAGATATACCCTACAGGTTGGGAGGATATACTCTTTTAGTGAAAAAGTGTAATAACTAGCTTTGGTTATAAATTTTATAGCCATGAAAACCTCTACCTTTCAAACCCTCACAATCGACTACGGAAAAACAACTTTTCCTATTAATAGGATTTGCTATATCGAAAGCAAATTTGGTAATTATTCCAATATCGTTTTGACACATGCCGGGAGCCACCTTACTTCATTTACACTTAAAAGATATTGCGATGAGCTTTCAACTTTCGATAGTTTCATCCAAGGTAGTAAGGGCTTGCTGATTAACCTTAAGCACCTTAAAAATATACGAACAGAGAACGACGGCTTATACGCTGTGATGAGCAATGGTACAAAGCTAAAACTAAGCCGAAGAAAAGGGAAAGAACTTTTATGTCATCTTTCTGAAAGGGCTTTTTCTTTATAATTACGCTTTCGTATTTCCAAATATTTGGGAATTATTTTATTGAATGACCATTAAATAAAACATTTGACCATTGGATAAAACATTTAAAATCAAGTCAGTAAGTCTTCTTAAATTTATCATATCGAAATAAACAAACACTTAAATATTAATGACATGAAAAGAATTATACTGCTTTTGGGAATAATAACCCTCTGTTTTTTTGAAAGTAATGCTCAGTCCTTTGAGTTAACACCTACAGATGGATTTTTAAAGTCATCCTCACCTGATTTATTCATTACGGGATCTAGTGATCCAGAAATTAGAGGACAAAGATCTTCTGGTTCTATTTCGAGTCCTGCTGTAGTTTCGAATAATTCTGCTTTGTTAGAGATGATAGGAGTTGGTCATAATGGATCGGGCTTTACAAGTGACCGAGTAAAAATAAGGATGGCAACTTCTCAGGCATGGACAAGTTCTGCTAATGGAACGAATATTCAATTTTCGACTACAGCTAATGGTACCCAGTCTATGATAGAAAGAATGAGGCTAACCGATGGAGGAGATTTGGGAATTGGTACTTCAGCTCCTATAGCAAAACTTGAAGTTGCAAATTCATCAACAGGAAGTACTAATCCTAGTATGAGATTGGTTCATTCTTCCGCAACTGGGTTTAACAGGATATTAATGTCGAATTTATCGAGATCAAGTGATTGGATGCTTTCCTCAAATGTATCTTCGACCGATGCTAGTTCTAGATGGAACATTTGGTACACAGGAATTGGTAATGTTTTCACAACAACAGGAGATGGCAATGTAGGAATTGGGAACAGTAATCCAACATCTAAACTAGCAATTAACCATAGTTACAGTGGAACTTCTTCTTTTGATGCTCATTTAGACTTAAAGGCTACAAGTACTTTTTCAGGCATAAACTTTACGGACAATTCTACATCAAATAAAATGACTGTTCTGTCCTATACTAAGAGTGCTACTCCATCTGCTAATTACTTGTTGTTCAATACGCAAGATGGAAATGCTATGATAATTAGAGGAGACAGAGAAGTTACTCATTATTCCTACACCAAGCTTGGTCAAAGTGCACCGGGAATTCAAATGAAGAAACTAACAGGTACAACGGACTCTGACTCTCAAACCCTTATTGCTCATGGATTGGATTGGACTAAGATTTTAGATGTATCAGTATTTATAAATAATAATTTAAATAATGTTAAATACCCGCCTCAAGAGAATACAGGTTCAACTTTGGAATATAGGATGTATGTAAATTCAATCAATATTGGTTTAGCCAATGTTTCTTCAGGTTTACAAGGAAATAGTTATGAAATATTAATAACTTACGAAGAGTAATTTGTCAAATAAAACACATTTTTAAAGGAAAAACACCGCCAATCAGCGGTGTTTTTTGTTAAAGCATTAATTGTCCAAGACGTTTTTTTAGCACTAAATCATTTATCTGTATTAAAGTTTTATTTACAGACTCGGTGATAGCTTTTGAAGCTGATAAACTTAACACCCAATGCTTATTTATTTAAACAATTATTACTACTAATTAGAAAGGTTATTTGGATTTGAATTAGTAACGTTTGGAGAGAAGCGATTTAATTATTATCAATTTTAAATACCTTATGTGTTGGTTTCAAAAGCTTTCTCACTGAAGAACTTAGCTAGGGTCGGTAGCATACGGATGGAGGTAATTAATTTTCATTAGCTAGCACATAGTCAAGCTCTGTTTTGTCTTCAAATGGACAATACGCTAAGAAACTTGATTGATTAAATAAAAATAGCACAAGAACTTAATCTCGTGCTATTCATTCAACACCTTCTCAAGGCTGAAATTAATTGACTTATTTAGCTAGTCATAAATGCATATCGTTGTTAAGCAATATTCCTCACCTCCACTTGCCATTGCTTAGATTCCCCTATAAACTCTATGAGGCTTCTTCCTTTTCTCCGAGAGATGGGGTGTTGGCTATTGTCATTCATGAGTACATATTTGGAGCCATCCTTTATAATGATTCCTTTGAGCTCATTCAAATTGATGATGAGACCTTTTCTTGGGCAAAAGAAATTGTTCTCTTTAAGCAAATGTTGAGAGAACATCTTGAGTGTGAAAGAACTAAAAATAGCTCCTTCGTTTCGGCATTTAATGGTGCTGTAATTTCCCTCTCCTTCTATGTAACATATTTGGGTAGAGTAAATTGGCTTTTTGCCGTAGTTGAGTAAGATGCACTGAGCACCGTTAGTTGTAGTGAATGTTTTCATGTCTTTGGCTTTTTGGTACTTCTAAATTATAAAGAAGGATTGTTACATTCTTATCATATTTAGTGCTTGGTAGTAAATCCTAAATGGTTGGTCGTATTTTCTTAGTAGTTGGTAATTATGCATTTAATTGATTTTGCTTTAAGGCATTCAATAATTGATTTTTCGTATAATTTCTTCATTTTTGCTTTGCAAATAACCCTAGCAATGAACCCAGTAGATCGAATTCAAGAGCTTACCCAACAGATCAATCACTACAATGAGCAGTATTATCAAAATGAAACGAGCGAAATAAGTGATCAAGAGTTTGACTTCATGCTCAAAGAGCTGGAGGAACTAGAAGCCAAGCATCCTGAGTTAAAATTATCAGACTCTCCCACACATAGGGTAGGAGGCACCATTACCAAGGATTTTGCAACAGTGGAGCATACTTATCCTATGCTTTCTTTATCCAATACCTACAGCGAAGAAGAGTTAAGAGAATGGGATGAGCGAGTGAAAAAGGGCTTGCTAGATGCTCCATATGAATATGTATGTGAGATTAAATTTGACGGTATCAGCCTTTCTATGACCTACGAAAATGGTTATTTGGTTCGTGGAGTAACTCGTGGTGATGGTACAAAAGGTGACGACATTACCGCAAATGTTAAAACAATTCGCTCTCTGCCTCTTAAAGTGATCAACACAGAGACTTTTGAAATAAGAGGTGAGGGTTTCATGCCAAATACAGAATTCGAGAAAATTAACGCCCAACTCTTGGAAGATGGTAAGGCAACATTGGCAAACCCAAGAAATGCAGCATCTGGTACTTTTAAGATGCAAGATTCAAGCGTGGTAGCTTCAAGAAATCTCGACTGCTATGTGTATCAGTTTTTGAGTGAAAGTGATACTTACAAAACGCATAGCGAAAGCCTAGAAGGATTAAAGTCCTTAGGATTTAATGTCTCAGATAGTTCGCGATTGGTAACAAATATTGATGAGGCCATCGCGTACATTCATGAGTGGGATCAAAAACGCCATACGTTGCCATGTGCTACGGATGGTATAGTTATAAAAGTTAATTCCTATGCTCAGCGAGAGGATCTAGGTTTTACTTCCAAAAGTCCTAGATGGGCTATTGCATATAAATACAAAGCCGAAAATAAATCAACAAAACTACTTGGTGTTACTTACCAAGTGGGTCGCACAGGTGCAGTGACTCCTGTGGCCGAACTTAAGCCTGTAAGCTTGTCTATGACCACGGTACGAAGAGCAACTTTGCACAATGCCGACGAAATGGAACGACTCGGCTTAGTGATAGGTGATTCTGTTTTTGTTGAAAAAGCAGGAGAAATAATTCCTAAAATTACTGGTGTAGACCACAGTCAGCGACAAGGTGAATTATTTCCCGAAACAATAAAGTTTGTGACGAACTGCCCAGCTTGTAACACGCCTTTGAAAAGAACAGAAGGCGAAGCAGCTTGGTATTGCCCCAACGAAAAAACTTGCCCTCCGCAAGTGAGTGGTAGAATAGAGCATTTTATTCAACGAAAGGCCTTGGATATCGATAGTTTGGGACAAGGAAAAATTGAGATTTTGATAGAAAATGGCTTGGTGAAAGACCCTGCTGATTTGTATCAACTCACTTATGACAAGCTACTTGGTCTTGAAAAAGTACATACCGATGAAGTTACAGGCAAATCTCGCAAGGTTAGTTTCAAAGAAAAAACCGTAGAGAATATCCTCAAAGGAATAGAAAGCTCCAAGAATCAACCTTTCGAAATGGTGCTTTTTGGACTTGGGATAAGGTTTGTAGGTCAAACAACCGCCGATAAACTCGCCTCATATTTTAAAAACATTGACGCACTATCTATCGCTACGGAGGAGCAATTGTTGCAAGTCCCTGATGTGGGCGGAAAAGTGGCTCAAAGCATTGTGGCGTACTTTGCAGATGAAGAAAATGTGCAAATGGTAGCTAAACTCAAAGCTGCAGGATTGCAACTAGAAACCATAGAGCGAGAAACAGTAAGTGAAGGAAACGCATTGGAAGGCTTGTTGCTTTTATACACAGGTACTTTCAAGAATTACGCTCGCCAAGAACTGGAAGATAAAATAGCTTCTAATGGCGGCAAACTGGTTTCTGGAGTATCTAAAAAGCTCAACTACCTCATTGTAGGTGAAGGTGCTGGCCCATCCAAACTGGCAAAAGCAGAGAAGCTTGGTGTTCAGATGATTAGCGAGGAGGAGTTTGAAGAATTGCTTACCTCTTGATATTTTAACTCTTAATATTTGCCTATATTAGTATTCCTAATAACCCCAAACTACATGAAAACTATAATAACAATCACTCTTTTGCTTGCGGCATTCGTCGGTCAAGCACAACAGGTCAATCTAGCTCCGCTAAAACTTGAAATAAATCTTACAACGGTAAAGCAAAGCTTATCTAATACTGCTGTATTTTATTCAGAAGATGAATCATCTCCCGAGGTTTCCATAGGTAATGTGATAGGTTTTTATGGAATCGATGGCATAGCCAAAGATTTTAGAATGATAGAAACCCCCGTTTTTTCCAAAGAATACTCCAAAGAGCATCCGGAATTTAAATCCTACACAGGAACAAGCCTAGATGGTAAAACTCAGTTGAAACTAAGTATAACTCCTGCAGGTATTACAGGTGTACTTATTGAGGACGGTAAATATTATTACATCGAAAAATCACGTACTGGCACATTAAGCACCTATGACCTTTTCAATGAAAGCCAGATAGAAGGAGAAGCAACATGTGGTTTTAATGAACCCTTGAATGATATCGATGGTAAAAATTTAAGGGAAATTAAGGGGGTTACAGATACTCATGGAGCACAATTAAGAACCTATAGAATTGCGATTGCTTGTACTGGTGAATTTACGGTCCAAAATGGAGGGACAAAAGCAGGTGCAAATGCTAGAATTAATGAATTATTGACTCTTATTAATGCGAGATATGAAACTGAGTTAGCTACTACATTTGTATTAGCAACGGGAAATGATAACATCATTTTTACAGACCCTACTTCAGATTTTTTTACGCCAGGAGGGGGAGCGGATCCTAACCAGTCTCAAAATGTTTTTACTAATTCACTTAATACTGCTGCCTTTATGCCGTATGCTAATTATGACATAGGACAAACGCTGCATTATAAAGATGAACCTTCTTTTCCGGCCGGTGCTGCAGGTGCCTCTGGAGCAGCAGGGCCTACTCCATGCCAAGACGACTCTAAGGCTAGGTCTTGGACGCAGTATTCAGAAGGGACACCTGGCATTGCAAACGCAGCCTTCTTAACAGGTATAATCATCCATGAAATGGGTCATCAGTTTAGTGCTTGGCATACTTTCAATGGTAGCGGTGCTAATTGTGCTCCAGGTACAGGTCAATATGATGAAACTGCGGGATACGAACCGGGTAGTGGTAACACAATTATGTCGTACAATGGAATTTGTGGTACAGAATATAACTTAACTGGAGGGAAGGTAAATTACTTCCATGCACGTAGTTTATTTCAAATTTCATCTGCCTTAAATGGAAGTTCAGGTAATTGTATTACGCCTACTGCCAATGCAAATGCTATACCTACTGCCAATGCTGGTATTGATCGAACCATACCAAAAGGAACGCCATTTGTGTTGACTGGCACAGGTACTGACGCTAATGGAAATGGAACGCTAACTTTCACTTGGGATCAATACGACCAACCTGTAAGTGATGATCAAGGTGCCTTGGGAACAATTAACGGTATAGGAGGATATAATGCCATCAACAGTACCACTGCTCCTCTTTTTCGTACCAAGCAGGCAACGAATGGAACTCGTGTATTCCCCGATTTATCATTTGTTTTAAATAACTCAAACGTACCTGCAAATAACGAAGGTGAAGCTTTGTCTGCTGTGGCAAGAGAAATTGACATGCGATTGGTCGTTCGAGATAATAAAGTCTTAGGAGGAGCTTTTGCAACTGATGATGTAAAAATAACTGTCGCCAATAGCGGACCATTTCAAATAACTTCTCAAAACACTAGTACTCTTTGGTTTCAAGGCACAAGTCAAAACATAGCTTGGGCAGTTAATAATACCAATTTAGCACCCGTAAGTTGTGCAAATGTCAAAATCTCTATTTCCTATAATGGAGGAACAACATTCAGTACTATAGTAGCCTCAACCCCAAATGATGGAAGTTATGTTTACACTGTTCCAAATAATCCATCTACTCAAGTAAGAATAAAAATTGAGGCGGTTGGCAATATTTTCTTTGATATTAATGACGTTGATTTTACCATATCAAATCAAACCTGTACACCGATAACATCTTCAATTTCAAACGCTTCAAGTGTAAGTGGAATTGAGGGTTCTTCTGCCTTAAATTTAAATTTAACGCCACCATCCCCTTCGGCATCTTATAGCTATACTTTTATGGCGGTTAATACGGCTAATGATCAAATTCGTCTATTCAACGGCTCAGCAGATTTAAGGTCATTATCTCCTGGGAGCTTTCGTGTTTATGGCTTGTCTTTTGCTAATGGTACTGACTTTGGGGCTTACCTAAATACAACTTTTACATCTTTTCAAACAGCAATTTCGAATGGAAGCATTTGTGGTAAAGTAAGCTCGAATTCCAAAACGGTAACAATAACTGCTTGTCCTAGTATTCCAAATGCTCCTACTTCGAATAATGTAAATATTTTTGATAATGAATCGGCCATGTTATCGGCAAGTGGTTGTTCAGGGACATATAATTGGTTTGAGACTGCTAATTCAAGTTCAGTTTTAAGTACAGGGCCTAATTATCAAACCCCCGTTTTAACTCAAAGTAGGTCTTACTTTGTTAGTTGTTTAGAAACATGTGAAAGTCAAAGAGCAGAAGTTATTGTTTCGGTTTTAAGTTATTGCGAGCCTAGTCCCAATTGTGGTTTTGGCGATATCATTACTAAAGTAGCCTTAAAAAGAAATATGAGTGACTTTTTCTCAAATCCTTCAGGCTGTATAAGTGGAGGCTTTAAATTTTATAATTCTACTGTAATAGATATTACTCAAGGCGAAACAATTGAAGTTGAAGTAACCAAGGCTATAGAATATCCAGCTGGGCTTGCGGTTTGGATAGATTTCAATAATGACAGAGACTTTCAAGATCCGGGTGAATTGATTTTTTCTAAGAAAAGCAACAGCACTCCTATTCAGTTTGGATCATTCCAGGTACCGGCAAATACTTCTTTGGGAGAAACGAGAATGCGAGTTAAAATTGATTATAGTTTTGATACTTCAGATCCTTGTTTGGTACAAAATTCAGATGGGGAGGTAGAAGACTACTTAATTAATATACTTTCGTCTACCAATTGTGCCAATGTAGTAAGCTTAGTTTCCCCAACCAATGACATCACTAGTGGAACAAGCATCATTCGTTCCAACAACAACGCATCTGGAAGTAATGAAGGTAGAATCACAGCGACCAACAAAATAACGGGAGGAAATACGACTTATAGTGCAGGTAAAAAAGTGCAATTAAATCCAGGATTTCAGGCTAGTGGAACTGTCGTTTTTAAGGCAGAAATCGGCGGATGTTCAAATTGATGAAGAGGCATTGGAATAAAACCCTTATTTTTGTCGCCTAATTGAAATTACTTGTTTGATGAAGCATGAACTCAGAGGTGTGGGTGCCGCACTTGTAACTCCCTTTTTGGAAGATTTTAGTATTGATTTTGAAACACTTACAAAGCAAGTGGAATTCATTGTCAGCAACGATGTTGACTATTTGGTTGTCAATGGTACCACAGGAGAATCTCCAACTACTATACTGGAAGAGAAAAAAGCTCTACTTGCTCATACCAAGAAAGTAAATGCTGGTCGCGTTCCTGTTGTATACGGTGCTGGTGGAAATAGTACATCACACGTGATTTACCATATCAATCAAATGGATCTCACAGGTGTAAGTGCATTATTATCAGTATGCCCATATTATAATAAACCGACTCAAGCAGGACTTATCGCCCATTTCAATGCCATTGCGGATGCAAGTCCGATACCGGTGATACTTTATAATGTACCAGGAAGAACCATTACCAATATCAATGTTGAAACCACAGTTGAGCTTGCCAAGCACCCTAATATTATTGGGCTCAAAGACGCCACAAGTAGCATAGAGCAAGCCATGGCATTAGCCAAAGCATTGCCCGAGGATTTTCTACTACTTTCGGGAGATGATAATCTTGTTGTTTCTCAGGTTTCGGTTGGTTATCAGGGAGTAATATCTGTTATCGCCAATGGTTTTCCAAAAGAGTTCTCAGCTTTGACACATTCAGCACTTGACGGTGATTTCAAAACTGCTGCCAATTACCAATACCGTTTTCTAGATTTTGACACTTTACTTTATGCCGAAGGCAATCCAGTTGGGATCAAAAAAGTAATGGAAATACGTGGATTAGGAAGTGCAAGAACAAGACTTCCTTTGTTGGAATGTAGCTCAGCTCTTGGCGACAAAATCAAGGAAGCAATGATTCGTGAAGGATTTTTGGATGCCTAATATGAAAGAAACTCTAGTTTTCGTATCACGCAAACTAAGAGACTCTGTATTGGGGATTTGTATAACAATAAGTTTGCTTGTGGTTTCATTTACTGTGAATGCTCAGCATATAGACATTGATGTGCTAGAGCGGATTCATCAACCAGGGCAAAGCCAAGCGAATCAATTTTACCAAGGACTCACAACGTCTGCAGACTATGTGGCAGTGCTTACTCCAGTTACCATGCTAGGAACTGGGTTACTAAGTAAAAACAAAGAACTCACTCGCAAAGGAATTCAATCTGGAATTGCAGTATTAGGTACTTATGGTGTAGGATACATTCTCAAAAAAACTGTAAATAGATCGCGTCCTTGGCAAGATTATCCTCAGATCATGCCCTATCAATTCGACGATGGTGCCTCTTTTCCCTCAGGAAGTACGGCTGTTGCTTTTGCCGCGGCCACAAGTTTAACAACCTCTTTCCCAAAGTGGTATGTAGCAGTTCCTGCTTATACATATGCATCAGCGGTAGGCTACTCACGCCTGCGACTTGGTGCTCATTATCCTTCAGATGTGCTTGCTGGAGCTGTAATTGGAACAGCTTCTGTATGGGTTTCGGGCAAGCTTACTAAGTTGATTAATAAGTAGGGGAGAGGAGTATTTATTTTCTGAGCAATAGTAGCTTTCTCAAAATTTAATAAATTATTAAAATTCTGATATACATGTTTTCATGTAGTTGAATTCATTGTTTTCTGGTATTTACTTCTCTTTTTATTTGATGGAATTTTGAAGAAAAACTTCCGTGAAATTACTACTCCTACTGATTTTCTCGTTCCCTTTATTTTTGAGTGCTCAGCAAATTGACCTTTTGGAAGAACATCATACCGAGGATAATGAAACTGATGGTCTAATCCATCTCGAAAGTTTTAAAACGGGTAAAATTGCAATTGCGTCGTATAGAATAGATGGTTCTTTTGATCTCTACTTACTTTGAAGATAAGGCATAAAAATGTAATCGAATGTGTTAAGTATTCCAAAATATAATTTCAAACTAATGAGAAAAATCACCCTCCTTTTAATGCTACTTAGCACCTTGGGCTTTGGCCAGTCAATTAGCATTAACCCAGATTCACTCCAAGTGAAAAACGCTACAAATGCACACATCGCAGGTGTTTTTACTAATTTAAATGCCAGCAACCCCGATGCAGCTCTTAAAGGAATTACTTACGGAACAGGTATAGCAGTAGATGGTCTGCATTATGGTACTCATGGCAAGGCGGCGGGCTTTTGGATAAATAACCCTGCGAATACATCAGAGTCTATAAATGCGAGTACAAAA
This portion of the Spirosomataceae bacterium TFI 002 genome encodes:
- a CDS encoding ribulose-phosphate 3-epimerase codes for the protein MPIIAPSLLAADFANLQKDIEMVNASDADWFHIDVMDGVFVPNISFGMPVIEAIAKHAKKPLDVHLMIIQPERYIETFAKLGAEIITVHHEACPHIHRTLGQIKEAGCKAGIVLNPATPVSVLEDIIQDCDLVLLMSVNPGYGGQKFIPQTIEKVKKLKAMIQAQGLDTLIEIDGGVNDKTGKQLVDAGADALVAGSYVFSSQDPIATISGLKQL
- a CDS encoding Metallo-peptidase family M12B Reprolysin-like, which gives rise to MKTIITITLLLAAFVGQAQQVNLAPLKLEINLTTVKQSLSNTAVFYSEDESSPEVSIGNVIGFYGIDGIAKDFRMIETPVFSKEYSKEHPEFKSYTGTSLDGKTQLKLSITPAGITGVLIEDGKYYYIEKSRTGTLSTYDLFNESQIEGEATCGFNEPLNDIDGKNLREIKGVTDTHGAQLRTYRIAIACTGEFTVQNGGTKAGANARINELLTLINARYETELATTFVLATGNDNIIFTDPTSDFFTPGGGADPNQSQNVFTNSLNTAAFMPYANYDIGQTLHYKDEPSFPAGAAGASGAAGPTPCQDDSKARSWTQYSEGTPGIANAAFLTGIIIHEMGHQFSAWHTFNGSGANCAPGTGQYDETAGYEPGSGNTIMSYNGICGTEYNLTGGKVNYFHARSLFQISSALNGSSGNCITPTANANAIPTANAGIDRTIPKGTPFVLTGTGTDANGNGTLTFTWDQYDQPVSDDQGALGTINGIGGYNAINSTTAPLFRTKQATNGTRVFPDLSFVLNNSNVPANNEGEALSAVAREIDMRLVVRDNKVLGGAFATDDVKITVANSGPFQITSQNTSTLWFQGTSQNIAWAVNNTNLAPVSCANVKISISYNGGTTFSTIVASTPNDGSYVYTVPNNPSTQVRIKIEAVGNIFFDINDVDFTISNQTCTPITSSISNASSVSGIEGSSALNLNLTPPSPSASYSYTFMAVNTANDQIRLFNGSADLRSLSPGSFRVYGLSFANGTDFGAYLNTTFTSFQTAISNGSICGKVSSNSKTVTITACPSIPNAPTSNNVNIFDNESAMLSASGCSGTYNWFETANSSSVLSTGPNYQTPVLTQSRSYFVSCLETCESQRAEVIVSVLSYCEPSPNCGFGDIITKVALKRNMSDFFSNPSGCISGGFKFYNSTVIDITQGETIEVEVTKAIEYPAGLAVWIDFNNDRDFQDPGELIFSKKSNSTPIQFGSFQVPANTSLGETRMRVKIDYSFDTSDPCLVQNSDGEVEDYLINILSSTNCANVVSLVSPTNDITSGTSIIRSNNNASGSNEGRITATNKITGGNTTYSAGKKVQLNPGFQASGTVVFKAEIGGCSN
- a CDS encoding Membrane-associated phospholipid phosphatase, which translates into the protein MKETLVFVSRKLRDSVLGICITISLLVVSFTVNAQHIDIDVLERIHQPGQSQANQFYQGLTTSADYVAVLTPVTMLGTGLLSKNKELTRKGIQSGIAVLGTYGVGYILKKTVNRSRPWQDYPQIMPYQFDDGASFPSGSTAVAFAAATSLTTSFPKWYVAVPAYTYASAVGYSRLRLGAHYPSDVLAGAVIGTASVWVSGKLTKLINK
- a CDS encoding LytTr DNA-binding domain-containing protein; this encodes MKTHTLAVNYGKKKLPVSNIKYIESVFGNYSRIHLCEGEDYLSSFTLKHYQEQLRKTDRFRLGRKGLLINIEHLKMLTEDDTAKYAILKSGETFKLSRRKGKSLEVSLKLS
- a CDS encoding LytTr DNA-binding domain-containing protein, which produces MKTFTTTNGAQCILLNYGKKPIYSTQICYIEGEGNYSTIKCRNEGAIFSSFTLKMFSQHLLKENNFFCPRKGLIINLNELKGIIIKDGSKYVLMNDNSQHPISRRKGRSLIEFIGESKQWQVEVRNIA
- a CDS encoding 4-hydroxy-tetrahydrodipicolinate synthase; the encoded protein is MKHELRGVGAALVTPFLEDFSIDFETLTKQVEFIVSNDVDYLVVNGTTGESPTTILEEKKALLAHTKKVNAGRVPVVYGAGGNSTSHVIYHINQMDLTGVSALLSVCPYYNKPTQAGLIAHFNAIADASPIPVILYNVPGRTITNINVETTVELAKHPNIIGLKDATSSIEQAMALAKALPEDFLLLSGDDNLVVSQVSVGYQGVISVIANGFPKEFSALTHSALDGDFKTAANYQYRFLDFDTLLYAEGNPVGIKKVMEIRGLGSARTRLPLLECSSALGDKIKEAMIREGFLDA
- a CDS encoding DNA ligase (NAD+), with the translated sequence MNPVDRIQELTQQINHYNEQYYQNETSEISDQEFDFMLKELEELEAKHPELKLSDSPTHRVGGTITKDFATVEHTYPMLSLSNTYSEEELREWDERVKKGLLDAPYEYVCEIKFDGISLSMTYENGYLVRGVTRGDGTKGDDITANVKTIRSLPLKVINTETFEIRGEGFMPNTEFEKINAQLLEDGKATLANPRNAASGTFKMQDSSVVASRNLDCYVYQFLSESDTYKTHSESLEGLKSLGFNVSDSSRLVTNIDEAIAYIHEWDQKRHTLPCATDGIVIKVNSYAQREDLGFTSKSPRWAIAYKYKAENKSTKLLGVTYQVGRTGAVTPVAELKPVSLSMTTVRRATLHNADEMERLGLVIGDSVFVEKAGEIIPKITGVDHSQRQGELFPETIKFVTNCPACNTPLKRTEGEAAWYCPNEKTCPPQVSGRIEHFIQRKALDIDSLGQGKIEILIENGLVKDPADLYQLTYDKLLGLEKVHTDEVTGKSRKVSFKEKTVENILKGIESSKNQPFEMVLFGLGIRFVGQTTADKLASYFKNIDALSIATEEQLLQVPDVGGKVAQSIVAYFADEENVQMVAKLKAAGLQLETIERETVSEGNALEGLLLLYTGTFKNYARQELEDKIASNGGKLVSGVSKKLNYLIVGEGAGPSKLAKAEKLGVQMISEEEFEELLTS
- a CDS encoding LytTr DNA-binding domain-containing protein: MVINFIAMKTSTFQTLTIDYGKTTFPINRICYIESKFGNYSNIVLTHAGSHLTSFTLKRYCDELSTFDSFIQGSKGLLINLKHLKNIRTENDGLYAVMSNGTKLKLSRRKGKELLCHLSERAFSL